One window from the genome of Saccharomyces mikatae IFO 1815 strain IFO1815 genome assembly, chromosome: 4 encodes:
- the SMKI04G7280 gene encoding uncharacterized protein (similar to Saccharomyces cerevisiae YEL073C), whose amino-acid sequence MVLLCNCQLLCDARSLSKVMVILANVLTTVTAALLSAWVDTVPLDTYFNFNKASGFGDFYLNVSVIWANETLYDTRTVPAIINVLQRLDNMDANEPTLSVVNPYDTSSFNSISTAVPASEEYKSSIRDVQKMCYLSHKYLAQEGYSKPGPSHYQTKIYSL is encoded by the coding sequence ATGGTGCTGTTATGTAATTGCCAGTTACTTTGTGATGCTAGGTCTTTGAGTAAAGTGATGGTAATTCTAGCTAACGTTTTGACCACTGTGACTGCTGCACTCCTGAGCGCATGGGTTGATACGGTTCCACTGGACACATActttaattttaataaGGCATCCGGATTTGGCGACTTCTATTTGAATGTATCTGTAATTTGGGCAAATGAAACTCTTTATGACACCAGAACTGTCCCAGCTATTATCAATGTCCTCCAAAGGCTTGACAATATGGATGCAAACGAACCTACACTTAGTGTAGTTAACCCATACGATACTTCAAGCTTCAATTCTATTTCAACTGCAGTGCCTGCTAGTGAAGAATACAAAAGTAGCATACGTGATGTGCAAAAGATGTGCTACTTATCACACAAGTACCTTGCGCAGGAAGGGTACTCCAAACCGGGGCCATCGCATTACCAGACGAagatatattctttatgA
- the PAU10 gene encoding seripauperin PAU10 has product MVKLTSIAAGVAAIAAGASATTTLAQSDERVNLVELGVYVSDIRAHLAQYYLFQAAHPTETYPVEVAEAVFNYGDFTTMLTGIAPDQVTRMITGVPWYSTRLKPAISKALSKDGIYTVAK; this is encoded by the coding sequence ATGGTCAAATTAACTTCAATTGCCGCTGGTGTCGCTGCCATTGCTGCCGGTGCCTCCGCCACCACCACTCTAGCTCAATCCGACGAAAGAGTCAACCTGGTTGAGTTGGGTGTCTACGTCTCCGATATCAGAGCTCATTTGGCCCAATATTACTTGTTCCAAGCCGCCCACCCAACTGAAACATACCCAGTCGAAGTTGCTGAAGCTGTCTTCAACTACGGTGATTTCACCACCATGTTGACCGGTATTGCCCCAGACCAAGTGACCAGAATGATCACTGGTGTGCCATGGTACTCCACCAGATTAAAGCCAGCTATCTCTAAGGCTCTATCTAAGGATGGTATCTACACTGTCGCCAAATAG
- the SMKI04G7300 gene encoding carbonyl reductase (NADPH-dependent) (similar to Saccharomyces cerevisiae YDR541C) yields MSDTVLVSGASGFIALHILSQLLKQDYKVIGTVRSHEKEAKLLRQFQHNPNLTLEIVPDISHPNAFDNVLQKRGREIRYVLHTASPFHYDTTEYEKDLLIPALEGTKNILNSIKKYAADTVERVVVTSSCTAIITLAKMNDPSVVFTEESWNEATWESCQTDGINAYFASKKFAEKAAWEFTKENEDHIKFKLTTVNPSLVFGPQLFDEDVHGHLNTSCEMINGLIHTPANASVPDFHSIFIDVRDVALAHLYAFQKENTAGKRLVVTNGKFGNQDILDILNEDFPQLRGLIPLGKPGTGDQVIDRGSTTDNSATRKILGYEFRSLHESVHDTAAQILKKQNRL; encoded by the coding sequence ATGTCTGATACAGTTCTAGTTTCTGGCGCTTCAGGTTTTATTGCTTTGCATATCCTGTCACAATTGTTAAAACAAGATTATAAGGTTATTGGAACTGTGAGATCccatgaaaaagaagcaaaatTGCTAAGACAATTTCAACATAACCCTAATTTAACTTTAGAAATTGTTCCGGACATTTCTCATCCAAATGCTTTCGATAATGTTCTGCAGAAACGTGGACGTGAGATTAGGTATGTTCTACACACGGCCTCTCCTTTTCATTATGATACTACCgaatatgaaaaagacTTATTGATTCCCGCATTAGAAGGTACAAAAAACATCCTAAATTCTATCAAGAAATATGCAGCAGACACTGTAGAGCGTGTTGTTGTAACTTCTTCTTGTACTGCTATTATAACCCTTGCAAAGATGAACGATCCCAGTGTGGTTTTTACAGAAGAGAGTTGGAACGAAGCAACCTGGGAAAGCTGTCAAACTGATGGGATAAATGCTTACTTTGCATCCAAGAAGTTTGCTGAAAAGGCTGCCTGGGAGTTCacaaaagagaatgaaGATCACATCAAGTTCAAACTAACAACAGTCAACCCTTCTCTTGTTTTTGGTCCTCAACTTTTCGATGAAGATGTGCATGGCCATTTGAATACTTCTTGCGAAATGATCAATGGCCTAATTCATACCCCAGCAAATGCCAGTGTTcctgattttcattccatttttattgatgtAAGGGATGTGGCCCTAGCTCATCTGTATGCTTTCCAGAAGGAAAATACCGCGGGTAAAAGATTAGTGGTAACCAACGGTAAATTTGGAAACCAAGATATCCTGGATATTTTGAACGAAGATTTTCCACAATTAAGAGGTCTCATTCCTTTGGGTAAGCCTGGCACAGGTGATCAAGTCATTGACCGCGGTTCAACTACAGATAATAGTGCAACGAGGAAAATACTTGGCTATGAGTTCAGAAGTTTACACGAAAGTGTCCATGATACTGCTGcccaaattttgaagaagcagAACAGATTATGA
- the IRC4 gene encoding Irc4p (similar to Saccharomyces cerevisiae IRC4 (YDR540C)), whose product MREYTSKKELKEEIEKKYEKYDAEFETISESQKDEKVETVDRTPSENLSYQLGWVNLLLEWEAKEIAGYNVETPAPGYKWNNLGGLYQSFYKKYGIYSIKEQRAKLRKAVNEVYKWIYTLSDDELFQAGNRKWATTKAMWPVYKWIHINTVAPFTNFRGKIRKWKRLVPEEQRIKRRKI is encoded by the coding sequence aTGAGAGAATATACCagtaaaaaagaactaaaggaagagattgaaaaaaaatatgaaaaatatgatgcagaatttgaaacaatCTCTGAATCTCAAAAAGacgaaaaagttgaaacaGTGGATAGAACACCCTCTGAAAACCTCTCTTATCAATTGGGCTGGGTTAATTTATTATTAGAGTGGGAAGCAAAGGAAATTGCTGGGTATAATGTGGAAACTCCTGCGCCTGGTTATAAATGGAACAATTTAGGAGGATTATACCAGTcattttataaaaaatacgGAATCTACTCCATCAAGGAGCAAAGAGCCAAGCTGAGAAAGGCCGTAAACGAAGTGTACAAATGGATATATACTTTATCTGATGATGAGCTCTTCCAAGCGGGAAATAGAAAATGGGCTACAACTAAAGCTATGTGGCCTGTATATAAATGGATCCATATTAACACGGTTGCTCCTTTCACAAACTTTAGaggaaaaattagaaaatgGAAGAGACTAGTGCCTGAAGAACAACGTATAAAAAGGAGGAAGATATAA